A portion of the Burkholderia pseudomultivorans genome contains these proteins:
- a CDS encoding DUF2964 family protein, producing MIHKQYRIVLATLCVFIAIASLVGIVHGMLFDEEVFRYSIVTLISSILAFVVLLNPGPGDRP from the coding sequence ATGATCCACAAGCAGTACCGCATCGTGCTCGCGACGCTCTGCGTGTTCATCGCGATTGCGTCGCTGGTCGGCATCGTTCACGGGATGCTGTTCGACGAGGAGGTGTTCAGGTACTCGATCGTCACGCTGATCTCCAGCATCCTCGCGTTCGTCGTGCTGCTCAATCCGGGGCCGGGCGATCGCCCGTGA
- a CDS encoding HlyD family secretion protein gives MKTIPRPLLTGVGAALLAIGLAYYGWTRWRDGQTDAGLVSGNGRIEATEIDVATKLPGRVTAMLVDEGDFVTAGQPLARMDIVVLQAQLDEARAREQQAVNTAASIDAQVAQRRSDKAAAAAVVVQRESELDAATRRLARSETLSRDGASSLQELDDDRARAGSLRATVNAARAQVEAAQAAVDATRAQLVAARSAVTAAQATVARVRADIADSELTSPRDGRVQYRIAESGEVLPAGGKVLNVVDLSDVYMTFFLPEAVVGRVPLGADVRIVLDAAPEYVIPARVSYVSSTAQFTPKTVETATERQKLMFRVKARIDRDLLQRHLKLVKTGLPGVAWLKTDPRAGWPDRLAIRVPQ, from the coding sequence ATGAAAACCATTCCGCGCCCTCTTCTGACCGGTGTCGGTGCGGCCCTGCTCGCGATCGGCCTCGCGTACTACGGGTGGACGCGCTGGCGCGACGGCCAGACGGATGCGGGGCTCGTCAGCGGCAACGGCCGCATCGAGGCGACCGAAATCGACGTCGCGACCAAGCTGCCGGGGCGCGTCACCGCCATGCTCGTCGACGAAGGAGACTTCGTGACGGCCGGCCAGCCGCTCGCACGCATGGACATCGTCGTCCTTCAGGCGCAGCTCGACGAAGCACGGGCGCGCGAGCAACAGGCGGTGAACACCGCGGCGAGCATCGACGCGCAGGTCGCGCAGCGCCGCAGCGACAAGGCTGCGGCCGCGGCCGTCGTCGTGCAACGGGAAAGCGAGCTGGACGCGGCCACGCGACGGCTCGCGCGGTCCGAAACGCTGTCGCGCGACGGCGCGTCGTCGCTGCAGGAGCTGGACGACGATCGCGCGCGCGCCGGCAGCCTGCGCGCGACCGTGAACGCCGCGCGCGCGCAGGTGGAAGCGGCCCAGGCCGCCGTCGACGCAACGCGCGCCCAGCTCGTCGCGGCGCGCTCGGCCGTGACGGCCGCGCAGGCGACCGTCGCGCGCGTGCGGGCCGACATCGCGGACAGCGAGCTGACTTCGCCGCGCGACGGGCGTGTCCAGTACCGGATCGCGGAATCGGGCGAAGTCCTGCCGGCAGGCGGCAAGGTGCTCAACGTAGTCGACCTGTCCGACGTCTACATGACGTTCTTCCTGCCCGAAGCGGTCGTCGGCCGGGTGCCGCTCGGCGCCGACGTGCGGATCGTGCTCGATGCGGCGCCGGAATACGTGATTCCCGCACGCGTGTCCTATGTGTCGAGCACCGCGCAGTTCACGCCGAAAACGGTCGAGACGGCCACCGAGCGGCAGAAGCTGATGTTCCGCGTCAAGGCACGCATCGATCGCGATCTGTTGCAGCGCCACCTGAAACTCGTGAAGACCGGACTGCCGGGCGTCGCGTGGCTGAAGACCGACCCGCGCGCGGGCTGGCCGGATCGCCTCGCGATCAGGGTGCCGCAATGA
- a CDS encoding DUF2964 family protein, giving the protein MMGLPYRSALATFCVFIALASLLGVVHAMLIDERVVPYAIIALVSGIVAFVAQPDPASSGRQRHGPDALDSPS; this is encoded by the coding sequence ATGATGGGTCTGCCATACCGAAGCGCGCTTGCAACGTTCTGCGTGTTCATCGCGCTCGCCTCGCTGCTGGGCGTCGTGCACGCGATGCTGATCGACGAGCGGGTCGTCCCGTACGCGATCATCGCATTGGTGTCGGGCATCGTCGCGTTCGTCGCGCAGCCGGATCCGGCATCGTCCGGGCGACAGCGGCACGGGCCGGACGCGCTGGATTCGCCATCATGA
- a CDS encoding BCAM0308 family protein: MKRSHTGPSRNYLRRDKRMQPHTKDSYRDPKRPTGDHVCEGCGAVCDAGRWTWSATALDRRQLECPACKRMRENVPAGELVLHGEYLRAHRSTILKLLEHQADLETSEHALERIMDIEKSAESLIVRTTGVHMVRRLGEALLRAHHGDLAINYRDGDDVLRAHWTRGEA, encoded by the coding sequence ATGAAGCGTTCGCATACCGGCCCCAGCCGAAATTATCTGCGCCGCGACAAGCGCATGCAGCCGCATACGAAGGACAGTTACCGTGATCCGAAGCGGCCGACAGGTGACCACGTCTGCGAAGGTTGCGGCGCGGTCTGCGACGCGGGCCGCTGGACATGGTCCGCGACCGCGCTCGACCGGCGCCAACTCGAATGCCCGGCCTGCAAGCGAATGCGGGAAAACGTGCCAGCGGGCGAACTGGTGTTGCACGGCGAGTATCTGCGAGCGCACCGCTCGACGATTCTCAAGTTGCTCGAGCATCAGGCCGATCTGGAGACGAGCGAGCATGCACTCGAACGCATCATGGACATCGAGAAATCCGCCGAATCGCTCATTGTTCGAACGACGGGCGTACACATGGTCCGCCGCCTCGGTGAAGCGCTGCTGCGTGCGCACCACGGCGATCTCGCGATCAACTACCGCGACGGCGACGACGTGCTGCGCGCACACTGGACGCGCGGTGAAGCGTGA
- the rbbA gene encoding ribosome-associated ATPase/putative transporter RbbA: MNAPTPAGTGAGASDRSPVSADPRMVARLSAVSLRYGDKYALDDVTLDIPAGRMIGLIGPDGVGKSSLLALVSGARAIQQGRVWTLDGDLASRRHRARACRRIAYMPQGLGRNLYATLSVEENLQFFARLFGHDAAERRRRIDALTQSTGLQRFLDRPAGKLSGGMKQKLGLCCALIHDPDLLILDEPTTGVDPLSRAQFWELIGRIRAARPAMSVLVATAYMDEARRFDRLIAMDAGRVLATGSPDELLERTGCDTLEAAFIALLPEARRRGHQSVVIEPFQPDQAAGYAIEADALTMRFGDFVAVNHVSLQIRQGEIFGFLGSNGCGKSTTMKMLTGLLPASEGTATLFDRPVATNDIDTRRRVGYMSQGFSLYGELTVRQNLVLHARLFGVPEPDVPARVTEMVERFGLADALDALPERLPLGMRQRLSLAVAMVHKPELLILDEPTSGVDPVARDDFWRLMIALARNDRVTIFISTHFMNEAARCDRISLMHAGRVLASAAPAELVRLRGAATLEDAFIGYLSDAQHADADGAEGAGGAAADAPPDAGWLAAPLAAAGAAHAAAWFSPARAGSYLWREVLELRRDPLRATLALFGSLVLMCVISIGISLDVDNLTFAVLDRDQSILSQDYAQNLAGSRYFVPRAPLADDRDIERRMRHGQLSLALEIPPGFARDVARGHRVEIGAWVDGAMPMRAETIRGYVAGMHENWMRDQARRRLGVSLVPAVDIAIRYRYNPDVKSLPAMIPAIMPMLLLMLPAMLTALAVVRERELGSIVNLYVTPVTRAEFLLGKQAPYVMLAMLNFLLMAVLADVVFGVRIKGSFATLAAAVLIFNVVATGIGLFASTFTRSQIAAIFMTIVGTLIPVVQFSGLLTPLSSLEGSGKWIGTVYPATYMLAISRGVYNKTLGLADLSSQFWPMLASVPVILVMTGVLLRKQER, from the coding sequence ATGAACGCGCCGACGCCCGCCGGCACCGGTGCCGGAGCGAGCGATCGTTCGCCGGTGTCGGCCGATCCGCGCATGGTCGCCCGGCTGTCCGCCGTCTCGCTGCGCTACGGCGACAAGTACGCGCTCGACGACGTGACCCTCGACATCCCGGCCGGCCGCATGATCGGGCTGATCGGGCCGGACGGCGTCGGCAAGTCGAGCCTGCTCGCGCTCGTGTCCGGCGCGCGCGCGATCCAGCAGGGGCGCGTATGGACGCTCGACGGCGACCTGGCGTCGCGCCGCCATCGCGCGCGCGCATGTCGGCGCATCGCCTACATGCCGCAGGGCCTCGGCCGCAACCTGTACGCGACTCTGTCGGTCGAGGAAAACCTGCAGTTTTTTGCGCGACTGTTCGGCCACGATGCCGCGGAGCGCCGTCGCCGGATCGACGCGCTGACGCAGAGCACCGGCCTGCAGCGGTTCCTCGATCGCCCGGCCGGCAAGCTGTCCGGCGGCATGAAGCAGAAGCTCGGCCTGTGCTGCGCGTTGATCCACGATCCCGACCTGTTGATCCTGGACGAGCCGACGACCGGCGTCGATCCGCTGTCGCGCGCGCAATTCTGGGAACTGATCGGCCGCATTCGCGCCGCCCGCCCGGCGATGAGCGTGCTAGTCGCCACCGCGTACATGGACGAGGCCCGTCGCTTCGACCGGCTGATCGCGATGGACGCGGGCCGCGTGCTGGCAACCGGCAGCCCTGACGAGCTGCTCGAGCGCACCGGTTGCGACACGCTGGAAGCCGCGTTCATCGCGCTGCTGCCGGAGGCGCGCCGGCGAGGACACCAGTCGGTCGTGATCGAGCCGTTCCAGCCCGACCAGGCCGCCGGCTACGCGATCGAGGCCGACGCGTTGACGATGCGGTTCGGCGATTTCGTCGCGGTCAACCACGTGAGCTTGCAGATCCGCCAAGGCGAAATCTTCGGCTTTCTCGGCTCCAACGGCTGCGGCAAGTCGACGACGATGAAGATGCTCACCGGCCTGCTTCCCGCGTCCGAAGGCACGGCGACGCTGTTCGACCGGCCGGTCGCCACGAACGACATCGACACGCGCCGGCGCGTCGGCTATATGTCGCAGGGGTTTTCGCTCTACGGGGAACTGACCGTGCGGCAGAACCTCGTGCTGCACGCGCGCCTGTTCGGCGTGCCGGAACCGGACGTGCCCGCACGCGTGACCGAAATGGTCGAGCGCTTCGGGCTGGCCGACGCGCTCGATGCGCTGCCCGAGCGCCTGCCGCTCGGGATGCGGCAGAGGCTGTCCCTGGCGGTCGCGATGGTGCACAAGCCCGAGCTGCTGATCCTGGACGAGCCGACCTCGGGCGTGGACCCAGTCGCGCGCGACGACTTCTGGCGGCTGATGATCGCGCTCGCGCGCAACGATCGCGTCACCATCTTCATTTCCACGCACTTCATGAACGAGGCCGCACGGTGCGACCGCATCTCGCTGATGCATGCGGGCCGCGTGCTCGCGAGCGCAGCGCCGGCTGAACTGGTGCGCCTGCGCGGCGCGGCCACGCTCGAGGACGCGTTCATCGGCTACCTGAGCGATGCGCAGCATGCTGACGCTGACGGTGCGGAGGGCGCGGGCGGCGCGGCGGCCGATGCGCCGCCCGACGCCGGCTGGCTCGCGGCGCCCCTCGCGGCGGCCGGTGCCGCCCACGCGGCCGCGTGGTTCAGCCCGGCACGCGCCGGCAGCTATCTGTGGCGCGAGGTGCTGGAATTGCGGCGCGATCCGTTGCGCGCGACGCTGGCGCTGTTCGGCTCGCTCGTGCTGATGTGCGTGATCAGCATCGGGATCAGTCTCGACGTCGACAACCTGACGTTCGCGGTGCTCGACCGCGATCAGTCGATCCTGAGCCAGGACTATGCGCAGAATCTGGCCGGGTCCCGCTACTTCGTGCCGCGCGCGCCGCTCGCGGACGACCGCGACATCGAGCGCCGCATGCGCCACGGCCAGCTGTCGCTCGCGCTCGAGATACCCCCCGGTTTCGCGCGCGACGTCGCGCGCGGGCACCGCGTGGAGATCGGCGCGTGGGTCGATGGCGCGATGCCGATGCGCGCGGAGACGATCCGCGGCTATGTGGCCGGCATGCACGAAAACTGGATGCGCGACCAGGCCAGGCGCCGGCTCGGCGTATCGCTCGTTCCGGCCGTGGATATTGCGATCCGCTATCGCTACAACCCCGACGTCAAGAGCCTGCCGGCGATGATTCCGGCGATTATGCCGATGCTGCTGCTGATGCTGCCCGCGATGCTGACGGCGCTCGCCGTCGTGCGGGAACGCGAACTCGGGTCGATAGTCAACCTGTACGTGACTCCCGTCACGCGCGCCGAATTCCTGCTCGGCAAGCAGGCGCCATACGTCATGCTGGCCATGCTGAACTTCCTGCTGATGGCCGTGCTGGCCGACGTCGTGTTCGGCGTGCGGATCAAGGGCAGTTTCGCAACGCTGGCGGCCGCCGTACTGATATTCAACGTCGTGGCCACCGGCATCGGGCTTTTCGCGTCGACGTTTACCCGCAGCCAGATCGCGGCGATTTTCATGACGATCGTCGGCACGCTGATTCCGGTCGTGCAGTTCTCGGGCCTGCTCACGCCGCTATCGTCGCTCGAGGGCAGCGGCAAGTGGATTGGCACCGTCTATCCGGCCACTTACATGCTCGCGATCAGCCGCGGCGTCTACAACAAGACGCTCGGCCTGGCCGACCTGTCATCCCAGTTCTGGCCGATGCTCGCGTCCGTGCCGGTCATCCTGGTCATGACCGGCGTTCTGCTGCGCAAGCAGGAGCGCTGA
- the ftsH gene encoding ATP-dependent zinc metalloprotease FtsH, with translation MKKSFDYSGLLIPIAFAVLVAFQLLARQPAATSISYSDFHRLVEARLVDELEIGQSSISGTLRMPAAGAALPASDAAEVKELGPPWRFTTNRVSDEGLVAALTHAGIRYRGATDTGWIETLAAWIFPLIGFVVIWNFMMRRPGGMRDLNGMGKSRARVYMQKETGITFDDIAGIDEAKAELQQIVAFLRNPERYQRLGGKIPKGVLIVGAPGTGKTLLARAVAGEAAVPFFTISGSAFVEMFVGVGAARVRDLFEQAQQSAPCIVFIDELDALGKARGVGLMSGNDEREQTLNQLLVEMDGFQANSGVIIMAATNRPEILDPALLRPGRFDRHIAIDRPDLTGRKQILAVHTKRVKLAPEVDLTELAQRTPGFVGADLANVVNEAALHAAELGKPAIGMADFDEAIDRAMTGMERKSRVMNEQEKRTIAYHESGHALVAQSRAHCDPVKKVSIIPRGIAALGYTQQVPTEDRYVLRKSELLDRLDVLLGGRVAEEIAFGDVSTGAQNDLERATALARHMVMQYGMSEEVGLATLDDGARQGGAPGVWTPGDGHCSEHTAQLIDEEVRALLDDAHARVTATLVEHRDALERIALSLLQRESVDHDMLVALIAPPDDADVPPRLAEADT, from the coding sequence ATGAAGAAATCATTCGACTACTCCGGGTTGCTGATCCCGATCGCGTTCGCCGTGCTGGTCGCGTTCCAACTGCTGGCGCGTCAGCCGGCGGCGACGTCGATTTCGTACAGCGATTTTCACCGCTTGGTGGAAGCACGGCTCGTCGACGAACTCGAGATCGGCCAATCGTCGATCTCGGGCACGCTGCGCATGCCGGCGGCCGGCGCCGCGCTCCCCGCGTCCGACGCGGCAGAGGTGAAGGAGTTAGGGCCGCCGTGGCGCTTCACGACGAACCGGGTGAGCGACGAAGGCCTGGTCGCTGCGCTGACGCATGCCGGGATTCGCTACCGCGGCGCGACGGATACGGGTTGGATCGAGACGCTCGCGGCATGGATCTTCCCGTTGATCGGCTTCGTCGTGATCTGGAATTTCATGATGCGAAGGCCGGGCGGAATGAGGGACCTGAACGGCATGGGCAAAAGCCGCGCCCGCGTGTACATGCAGAAGGAAACCGGCATTACGTTCGACGATATCGCGGGTATCGACGAAGCGAAGGCCGAACTGCAACAGATCGTAGCGTTCCTGCGGAACCCCGAACGCTACCAGCGGCTCGGCGGCAAGATCCCGAAGGGCGTGTTGATCGTCGGCGCGCCCGGCACCGGCAAGACGCTGCTGGCACGTGCGGTCGCCGGCGAGGCAGCGGTGCCGTTCTTCACGATCAGCGGTTCGGCGTTCGTCGAGATGTTCGTCGGCGTCGGCGCGGCGCGAGTGCGCGATCTGTTCGAGCAGGCCCAGCAGAGCGCGCCGTGCATCGTGTTCATCGACGAGCTCGATGCGCTTGGCAAGGCGCGCGGCGTCGGTCTGATGTCGGGCAACGACGAGCGCGAACAGACGCTGAACCAGCTACTCGTCGAGATGGACGGCTTCCAGGCTAATTCGGGCGTTATCATCATGGCCGCGACCAATCGGCCCGAGATTCTCGATCCCGCGTTGCTGCGCCCCGGGCGCTTCGATCGGCACATCGCGATCGACCGGCCGGACCTGACCGGACGCAAGCAGATCTTGGCCGTGCATACGAAGCGCGTGAAACTCGCGCCGGAAGTCGACCTGACCGAGCTGGCGCAGCGCACGCCCGGCTTCGTCGGCGCCGATCTCGCGAACGTCGTCAACGAAGCCGCGTTGCATGCGGCCGAACTGGGCAAGCCCGCGATCGGGATGGCCGATTTCGACGAAGCCATCGATCGCGCGATGACCGGCATGGAGCGCAAGAGCCGCGTGATGAACGAACAGGAAAAGCGGACCATCGCATACCACGAATCGGGGCATGCGCTGGTCGCGCAAAGTCGCGCGCACTGCGACCCCGTGAAGAAGGTGTCGATCATTCCGCGCGGGATCGCGGCACTCGGTTACACGCAGCAGGTGCCGACCGAGGATCGCTACGTGCTGCGCAAAAGCGAACTGCTCGACCGGCTCGACGTGTTGCTCGGCGGACGCGTGGCCGAGGAAATCGCGTTCGGCGACGTGTCGACCGGCGCGCAGAACGATCTCGAGCGGGCGACCGCGCTGGCGCGTCACATGGTAATGCAGTACGGGATGAGCGAGGAAGTCGGCCTCGCGACGCTCGACGACGGCGCCCGCCAGGGCGGCGCGCCGGGCGTGTGGACGCCGGGCGACGGCCATTGCAGCGAGCACACGGCGCAACTGATCGACGAAGAGGTGCGCGCGCTGCTCGACGATGCGCATGCACGGGTCACGGCGACGCTCGTCGAGCACCGCGATGCCCTTGAACGGATCGCGCTCAGCTTGCTGCAGCGCGAATCCGTCGATCACGACATGCTGGTGGCACTCATCGCGCCGCCGGACGATGCCGACGTGCCGCCCCGGCTGGCGGAAGCCGACACGTAA
- a CDS encoding BON domain-containing protein, with translation MKSDAVLKQDVEQALFWNPAIDARRIDVEVRDRIVTLRGTVDSWAQKLEAQKAALHIADARALVLELTVAPPENACADQELAIAITFALGWQEALRDHKISVEVDHGCVTLDGEVDHAYQSRAAEAMVSRMIGVVGVANRIRVRADRTVPDVGARIAEALARRAHRESAGISIDAADGVVTLTGAVASLAEKRAACGAAASVRGVREVVDRLTVA, from the coding sequence ATGAAATCCGATGCAGTACTCAAGCAGGATGTCGAGCAGGCGTTGTTCTGGAATCCGGCGATCGATGCACGCAGGATCGACGTCGAGGTGCGCGACCGGATCGTGACATTGCGCGGCACGGTCGACAGCTGGGCCCAGAAGCTCGAGGCGCAGAAAGCGGCACTGCATATCGCCGATGCGCGCGCGCTCGTGCTCGAACTGACTGTCGCCCCGCCGGAGAACGCGTGCGCGGACCAGGAACTGGCGATCGCGATCACCTTCGCGCTCGGATGGCAGGAGGCGTTGCGCGATCACAAGATCAGCGTCGAGGTCGATCACGGCTGCGTGACGCTCGATGGCGAAGTCGATCATGCGTATCAGAGCCGGGCGGCGGAGGCGATGGTGAGCCGGATGATCGGCGTCGTCGGCGTGGCGAACCGCATCCGGGTGCGTGCCGACCGCACGGTGCCGGACGTCGGCGCACGGATCGCCGAGGCGCTTGCGCGCCGCGCGCACCGTGAATCCGCGGGAATCTCGATCGACGCGGCCGACGGCGTTGTCACGCTGACGGGCGCGGTCGCGTCGCTGGCGGAAAAGCGTGCCGCGTGCGGCGCGGCGGCGTCGGTCAGGGGCGTGCGCGAAGTCGTCGACCGGCTGACCGTAGCCTGA
- a CDS encoding efflux transporter outer membrane subunit, with protein sequence MRAAAPAVRFHPAVVRRMRAIALAAGVGLLSGCLSLAPPDERPAAPIPASFPDPSADATPATSAAPVPEWQVYFVDARLRALIGQALADNRDLRVAVARVEQARAVYGIRSADQWPTIGAGAAYARFRTPGGFLTPAPVIGQLYEVQLAETQWELDFWGRVRNLKDAALQRYLASDAAKRAVTLSVVTGVANAYLNLCEIDERIALTRATIDTRRESLRIFRLRHAAGAISRLDLTQSEILLQQAESLGVQLQQVRATAADALALLVGAPPALADTPLALDDGAVLPSLAPGLPSSLLTRRPDVIAAERELQATRANIGAARAAFFPRIALTSAIGSGSSALHDLLSSGAGVWSVIPNVTLPLVDGGRNRSNLALSHAQRDEALAQYEKTLQRAFRDVSDALAARHWLADQVAIERATLTSQAERARLAKLRYDSGATRFLEVLDAQRDLMNAEQQLVMTRRALLSSRVALYGALGGGEIDTGKTTAATAPLSTDSDNTP encoded by the coding sequence ATGCGCGCTGCCGCGCCTGCTGTTCGCTTTCATCCTGCCGTCGTGCGGCGCATGCGTGCCATTGCGCTCGCGGCAGGCGTGGGGCTGCTGTCGGGCTGCCTGTCGCTTGCGCCACCCGACGAGCGCCCCGCCGCACCGATTCCCGCATCCTTTCCGGATCCTTCCGCCGACGCGACGCCCGCGACATCCGCGGCGCCTGTGCCCGAGTGGCAGGTCTACTTCGTCGACGCACGCCTGCGCGCGTTGATCGGGCAGGCGCTCGCCGACAACCGCGATCTGCGCGTGGCCGTTGCACGGGTCGAGCAGGCGCGGGCGGTCTACGGCATCCGCAGCGCCGATCAATGGCCGACGATCGGTGCGGGGGCGGCCTATGCACGGTTTCGCACGCCGGGTGGCTTCCTCACGCCGGCGCCCGTCATCGGCCAGCTCTACGAAGTCCAGCTGGCCGAGACGCAGTGGGAGCTCGACTTCTGGGGACGTGTGCGCAACCTAAAGGACGCGGCGCTCCAGCGCTATCTCGCGAGTGACGCGGCGAAACGGGCGGTGACGCTGAGCGTCGTCACCGGTGTCGCTAACGCATATCTGAACCTGTGCGAAATCGACGAACGCATCGCGCTGACCCGCGCGACGATCGACACACGCCGCGAATCGCTGCGGATTTTCCGGCTTCGCCACGCGGCCGGCGCGATCTCCCGCCTCGACCTGACGCAATCGGAAATCCTGCTGCAACAGGCAGAATCGCTCGGCGTCCAGTTGCAGCAAGTGCGCGCGACGGCCGCCGATGCGCTGGCGTTGCTCGTCGGTGCGCCGCCGGCGCTGGCCGACACGCCGCTCGCGCTCGACGACGGCGCGGTGCTGCCGTCGCTCGCCCCCGGCCTGCCGTCGTCGCTGCTGACCCGGCGCCCGGACGTGATCGCGGCCGAGCGCGAACTACAGGCGACCCGCGCGAACATCGGCGCGGCGCGCGCGGCATTCTTTCCGCGCATCGCACTGACGAGCGCGATCGGCTCGGGAAGCAGCGCGCTGCATGACCTGCTGTCGTCCGGCGCGGGCGTGTGGTCGGTGATTCCGAACGTGACGCTGCCGCTCGTCGACGGCGGCCGCAACCGGTCGAATCTCGCGCTCTCGCACGCGCAACGCGACGAGGCGCTCGCGCAGTACGAGAAGACGCTGCAGCGCGCGTTCCGCGACGTGTCCGATGCGCTCGCGGCGCGCCACTGGCTCGCCGACCAGGTCGCCATCGAGCGCGCCACGCTGACGTCGCAGGCCGAGCGCGCACGCCTCGCGAAGCTGCGCTACGACAGCGGGGCAACCCGCTTCCTCGAAGTGCTCGATGCCCAACGGGACCTGATGAACGCCGAACAGCAGCTGGTCATGACGCGCCGTGCGCTGCTGTCGAGTCGCGTCGCGCTGTACGGCGCGCTCGGCGGCGGCGAGATCGACACCGGCAAGACCACCGCGGCAACGGCTCCCCTTTCGACAGACTCGGACAACACACCATGA
- a CDS encoding ABC transporter permease, translated as MSRLLVIFRLGVKELWSLARDPILLALIVYTFSASIYVAATARPETLHKVPIAIVDEDASPLSARIAAAFFPPQFAPPPIVDARAADRGLDDGDYTFSLDIPPDFQRDVLAGRHATVQLNVDATRMTQAFTGGGYIQQIVSGEIDAFVRRHRGTALPPVDLAMRMRFNPNLDEVRFGALMELINNVTMLSMILTGAALIREREHGTIEHLLVMPVTAAEIMLAKVWSMGLVVAAAAVASLMFVVGGALHVPIPGSVSLFVAGMALHLFATTSMGIFLATLVRSMPQFGMLLVLVLLPLQLLSGGLTPRESMPSVVQDVMLVAPTTHFVELAQRILYRGAGLDAVWAQFAALFAIGCVLFLLSLTRFRKTIGQMT; from the coding sequence ATGTCGCGCCTGCTCGTCATTTTCCGGCTCGGGGTCAAGGAATTGTGGAGCCTCGCTCGCGACCCGATCCTGCTCGCGCTCATCGTCTACACGTTCAGCGCGTCGATCTACGTTGCCGCCACCGCTCGCCCGGAAACGCTGCACAAGGTGCCGATCGCGATCGTCGACGAGGATGCGTCGCCGCTGTCGGCGCGCATCGCGGCGGCGTTCTTCCCGCCGCAGTTCGCGCCGCCGCCGATCGTCGACGCCCGCGCCGCCGATCGCGGGCTCGACGACGGCGACTACACGTTCTCGCTCGACATTCCGCCCGACTTCCAGCGCGACGTGCTCGCCGGCCGCCACGCGACGGTCCAGCTCAACGTCGACGCAACCCGCATGACGCAGGCGTTCACCGGCGGCGGCTACATCCAGCAGATCGTATCGGGCGAGATCGATGCATTCGTGCGGCGCCATCGCGGCACGGCATTGCCGCCCGTCGATCTCGCGATGCGCATGCGCTTCAACCCGAATCTCGACGAAGTCCGGTTCGGCGCGCTGATGGAGCTGATCAACAACGTCACGATGCTGTCGATGATCCTCACCGGGGCCGCACTGATTCGCGAGCGCGAGCACGGCACGATCGAGCATCTGCTCGTGATGCCGGTGACCGCGGCGGAAATCATGCTCGCGAAGGTGTGGTCGATGGGGCTCGTCGTCGCGGCGGCTGCCGTCGCGTCGCTGATGTTCGTCGTGGGCGGCGCGCTGCACGTGCCGATTCCCGGCTCCGTGTCGCTGTTCGTGGCCGGCATGGCGTTGCACCTGTTCGCGACGACATCGATGGGGATCTTCCTCGCGACGCTCGTGCGCAGCATGCCGCAGTTCGGCATGCTGCTCGTCCTCGTGCTGCTGCCGCTGCAACTGCTGTCGGGCGGACTGACGCCGCGCGAAAGCATGCCGTCCGTTGTACAGGACGTCATGTTGGTCGCGCCAACCACCCATTTCGTCGAGCTCGCGCAACGCATCCTGTATCGAGGTGCCGGGCTCGATGCGGTGTGGGCCCAGTTTGCCGCGCTGTTCGCGATCGGATGCGTGCTGTTCCTGCTGTCGCTGACGCGATTCCGCAAGACGATTGGTCAGATGACTTGA